One genomic region from Candida albicans SC5314 chromosome 6, complete sequence encodes:
- the EBP1 gene encoding Ebp1p (NADPH oxidoreductase; interacts with phenolic substrates (17beta-estradiol); possible role in estrogen response; induced by oxidative, weak acid stress, NO, benomyl, GlcNAc; Cap1, Mnl1 induced; Hap43-repressed; rat catheter biofilm induced), translated as MTIESTNSFVVPSDTELIDVTPLGSTKLFQPIKVGNNVLPQRIAYVPTTRFRASKDHIPSDLQLNYYNARSQYPGTLIITEATFASERGGIDLHVPGIYNDAQAKSWKKINEAIHGNGSFSSVQLWYLGRVANAKDLKDSGLPLIAPSAVYWDENSEKLAKEAGNELRALTEEEIDHIVEVEYPNAAKHALEAGFDYVEIHGAHGYLLDQFLNLASNKRTDKYGCGSIENRARLLLRVVDKLIEVVGANRLALRLSPWASFQGMEIEGEEIHSYILQQLQQRADNGQQLAYISLVEPRVTGIYDVSLKDQQGRSNEFAYKIWKGNFIRAGNYTYDAPEFKTLINDLKNDRTIIGFSRFFTSNPDLVEKLKLGKPLNYYNREEFYKYYNYGYNSYDESEKQVIGKPLA; from the coding sequence ATGACTATTGAATCAACTAATTCATTTGTTGTCCCATCAGATActgaattaattgatgttACTCCATTAGgttcaacaaaattatttcaaCCAATTAAAGTCGGTAACAATGTTTTACCTCAACGTATTGCTTATGTCCCAACCACCAGATTTAGAGCTTCTAAAGATCATATTCCAAGTGATttacaattaaattattataatgCTCGTTCTCAATATCCAGGTACATTGATTATTACTGAAGCAACATTTGCATCTGAAAGAGGTGGTATTGATTTACATGTTCCAGGTATTTATAATGACGCTCAAGCTAAAAGTTGGaagaaaatcaatgaaGCAATTCATGGCAATGGAAGTTTCAGTTCAGTTCAATTATGGTATTTAGGTAGAGTTGCTAATGCtaaagatttgaaagattCTGGATTACCTCTTATTGCGCCATCAGCAGTTTATTGGGATGAGAATAGTGAAAAATTGGCCAAAGAAGCTGGAAATGAATTGAGAGCATtaactgaagaagaaattgatcatattgttgaagttgaataTCCTAATGCTGCTAAACATGCACTTGAAGCAGGATTTGATTATGTTGAAATCCATGGTGCTCATGGTTACTTGTTGGATCAGTTTTTAAATCTTGCCTCTAATAAAAGAACCGATAAATATGGTTGTGGTAGTATTGAAAATCGTGCACGATTATTATTAAGAGtggttgataaattaattgaagttGTTGGTGCTAATAGATTGGCATTACGTTTATCACCATGGGCTAGTTTCCAAGGTATGGAAATTGAAGGTGAAGAAATCCATTCATATAttttacaacaattacaacaacGTGCTGATAATGGTCAACAATTGGCTTATATTTCTCTTGTTGAACCTCGTGTTACTGGTATTTATGATGTTTCTTTAAAAGATCAACAAGGTCGTAGTAATGAATTTGCTTATAAGATTTGGAAAGGAAATTTTATTCGTGCTGGTAATTATACTTATGATGCTCCAGAATTTAAAACTttgattaatgatttaaagAATGATCGTACTATTATTGGATTTTCTAGATTTTTCACTTCAAATCCTGATTTAgtggaaaaattgaaattgggtAAAccattgaattattataatcGTGAAGAATTTTATAAGTACTACAACTATGGTTATAATTCTTATGATGAATCAGAAAAGCAAGTCATTGGTAAACCATTGGCATAG
- a CDS encoding protein-S-isoprenylcysteine carboxyl O-methyltransferase (Ortholog(s) have protein C-terminal S-isoprenylcysteine carboxyl O-methyltransferase activity, role in C-terminal protein methylation, peptide pheromone maturation and endoplasmic reticulum membrane, nuclear inner membrane localization) — MTSPIFSKHNLSRYNPYKVNLLKIALKSFILGGLFTINSYHLLITSNTFYWKINIFIIFLINFHSLEFINTVLFNNSEVDDDSFILEDKEMFIVNLLSIIEHIFHKWGYLNLGDFYTNSKIISGVGLSLVIMGQFIRSLSMYTAKSSFNHYIQKEKKATTSITGSSLEHIDNTSDNDDQDDDMDGHKLITTGIYSIFRHPSYFGFFIWFLGLQIFMNNLIILIIGGIILWKFFNERIQFEEIYLIKFFGIDYINYRNKTKTWMMI, encoded by the coding sequence ATGACATCTcccattttttcaaaacataatttatcaagataTAACCCTTATAAAGTCAACTTACTCAAAATTGCCTTAAAATCATTCATATTAGGTGGTTTATTCACCATCAATTCATACCACCTCTTAATAACATCCAACACTTTTTATTGgaaaattaatattttcataatttttttaataaatttccATAGTTTAGAATTCATAAATACagtattatttaataattctgaagttgatgatgattcatttatattagaagataaagaaatgtttattgttaatttattatctaTAATAGAACATATATTTCATAAATGGggttatttgaatttgggAGATTTTTATActaattcaaaaattattagtgGGGTCGGATTGAGTTTGGTGATTATGGGACAATTTATTCGAAGTTTAAGTATGTATACTgcaaaatcatcatttaatcattatattcaaaaagaaaagaaggcTACAACCTCTATTACTGGCTCTTCACTTGAACATATAGATAATACATCCGATAATGATGACCAAGACGACGATATGGATGGTCATAAATTAATAACTACGGGAATATATCTGATTTTCCGTCATCCATCATATTTTGGGTTTTTCATTTGGTTTTTAGGATTACAAATTTTTatgaataatttaattatattaattattggtGGGATTATATTAtggaaattttttaatgaaagaattcaatttgaagaaatttatttaattaaattttttggtattgattatataaattatcgtaataaaactaaaacttggatgatgatataa
- the FAD2 gene encoding Fad2p (Delta-12 fatty acid desaturase, involved in production of linoleic acid, which is a major component of membranes), giving the protein MAAATTSFSSGFNNNNNADQSTDSSATISKSGNVASFKTTSTTSTYQTNLTAIDTYGNEFKVPDYTIKDILSAIPTHCYERRLLQSLSYVFRDIFCMVVLGFIANNYIHLIPNQFIRFAAWTGYVWCQGLFGTGIWVLAHECGHQAFSDYGSVNDFVGWVLHSYLLVPYFSWKFSHGKHHKATGHLTRDMVFVPKTKEEFLQNRGVKDLDDLLGDSPMYSLLTLIFQQTFGWISYLVANVSGQKYPGVSFLKLNHFNPNSLIFDKKDYWYILLSDLGILLQFFNLYVWYQSFGGFNLLVNYVLPYFLVNHWLVFITYLQHSDPQMPHYEASQWTFARGAAATIDREFGFVGKHIFHDIIETHVLHHYVSRIPFYNAREASEAIKKVMGIHYQHSDENMWVSLWKSARWCQFVDGNNGVLMYRNTNGFGVDPKKQTH; this is encoded by the coding sequence ATGGCAGCTGCTACAACGTCCTTTTCGTCGGgattcaataataacaacaatgcTGATCAATCTACTGATAGTTCTGCTACTATCAGTAAATCAGGTAATGTTGCCAGTTTTAAAACCACTTCCACTACTTCAACCtatcaaacaaatttaaCTGCTATTGATACTTATGGTAATGAATTTAAAGTTCCAGATTATACCATTAAAGATATTTTATCCGCCATTCCAACTCATTGTTATGAACGTAGATTATTACAATCATTATCCTATGTTTTCCGtgatattttttgtatggtCGTATTAGGTTTCATTGctaataattatattcatttgattcctaatcaattcattagaTTTGCAGCTTGGACAGGTTATGTTTGGTGTCAAGGATTATTTGGAACTGGGATTTGGGTTTTAGCTCATGAATGTGGACATCAAGCTTTTAGTGATTATGGTAGtgttaatgattttgttggttGGGTATTACATTCTTATTTATTGGTGCCATATTTTTCATGGAAATTCAGTCATGGTAAACATCATAAAGCTACTGGTCATCTTACTAGAGATATGGTTTTCGTTCCTAAAACAAAGGAAgaatttttacaaaatcGTGGTGTTAAAGATTTAGATGATTTATTAGGTGATTCTCCAATGTATTCATTATTAACTTTGATTTTCCAACAAACTTTTGGTTGGATTAGTTATTTAGTGGCTAATGTAAGTGGACAAAAATATCCTGGagtttcatttttgaaattgaatcatttcAATCCAAATTCGttgatttttgataaaaaagattattggtatattttattatctGATTTAGGTATtttattacaatttttcaatctttaTGTTTGGTATCAATCATTTGGtggattcaatttattagtCAATTATGTTTTACcttattttttggttaaTCATTGGTTAGTTTTCATTACTTATTTACAACATTCTGATCCTCAAATGCCTCATTATGAAGCTAGTCAATGGACTTTTGCTCGTGGTGCTGCTGCTACTATTGATCGTgaatttggatttgttgGCAAACATATTTTCCatgatattattgaaacTCATGTTTTACATCATTATGTTTCTCGTATTCCATTTTATAATGCTCGTGAAGCTAGTGAAGCCATTAAAAAAGTTATGGGgattcattatcaacataGTGATGAAAATATGTGGGTCTCGTTATGGAAATCTGCTAGATGGTGTCAATTTGTCGATGGTAATAATGGGGTTTTGATGTATAGAAATACTAATGGATTTGGAGTCGATCCTAAAAAGCAAACCCATTGA
- the CDC20 gene encoding ubiquitin-protein transferase activating protein (Activator of anaphase-promoting complex/cyclosome; induced under Cdc5 depletion; member of conserved Mcm1 regulon; mRNA expression peaks at cell-cycle G2/M phase; mRNA binds She3 and is localized to buds of yeast cells and to hyphal tips) encodes MSPNISNRTVHLPNDTPLKQQSLKRPSISSSSTSGTGTGSGAAVEVAADSTSTTNLKPISKPISKFQRPQLPPSLRPPINSRSKTAVLPSLSKSTSSLATTHSSTQSLSNPFILRRANSLISQGGSSSLSDLHQQQQSSTTSSDRFIPSRYNSVTGKLDTTNEVPLPSAAPEIHIKAQTSKIYQHHVAEACGLEMNSRILLYQPLPPERKKPVNLVRQLSNQSSSGSSSIPNSQLFRTSFLTKSGTLTPSAAAARANKIPNAPERVLDAPGLIDDFYLNLLAWSSTNLLAIGLEDAVYVWNASTGSVGLLCELADKTLVTSLRWSQDGSYISIGKDDGLIEIWDIESNTKLRTLNCDNHLTRIASQSWNQHVLTSGSRMGHIYFSDVRVANHLVNKNQEAHSAEVCGIEYRPVGNGTSSTTSINDSLQFATGGNDNLVCIWDARNVTTPVFSKSNHKAAVKALSWCPYQSSLLATGGGSTDKTINFWNTTTGAKVNTIETGSQISSLNWGYAHGTGLEIVATHGFPSNSISLFNYPTLQKTGEIINAHDTRILNGCLSPDNLTLATVAGDENLKFWSLFDLYKNNKRDYSHLRHGQDRDNQYNDYDDSDVNGLNNDDKDGGHDSKRIKKMMNLR; translated from the coding sequence ATGAGTCCGAATATATCTAATAGAACAGTCCATTTACCAAATGATACTCCATTGAAACAGCAATCGTTGAAAAGaccatcaatatcatcttCCTCGACTTCAGGTACCGGTACTGGTTCTGGTGCTGCTGTTGAAGTTGCCGCTGATTCAACATCTACAACTAACTTGAAACCCATTTCAAaaccaatatcaaaatttcaacGACCACAATTACCGCCATCGTTACGGCCACCAATTAATAGTAGATCGAAAACAGCAGTCTTACCTTCTCTTAGCAAATCAACATCCAGTTTGGCAACTACACATTCACTGACCCAATCATTATCTAATCCTTTCATTCTACGTCGAGCCAATTCCCTCATAAGTCAAGGCGGTTCCTCATCATTATCGGACTtgcatcaacaacaacaatcatcaacaacatcttCTGATCGATTTATCCCATCTCGATACAATTCAGTCACTGGTAAACTAGATACCACCAATGAAGTACCATTACCTAGTGCGGCACCAGAAATACATATAAAAGCCCAAACATccaaaatttatcaacatcatGTAGCTGAAGCATGTGGATTAGAAATGAATTCCagaatattattatatcaaccattaccaccagaaagaaaaaaaccaGTGAATTTAGTTCGACAATTATCTAACCAATCATCATCTGGCTCATCCAGTATTCCAAATTCTCAATTGTTTAGAACAAGTTTTTTGACCAAATCAGGAACATTAACCCCATCAGCGGCTGCAGCTAGAGCTAATAAAATACCTAATGCACCAGAAAGAGTTCTTGATGCTCCTGGgttaattgatgatttttatttaaatttattagcCTGGTCACTGACAAATTTATTAGCCATTGGGTTAGAAGATGCAGTTTATGTATGGAATGCCTCTACTGGATCAGTGGGACTTTTATGTGAACTTGCTGATAAAACTTTGGTGACATCATTAAGATGGTCACAAGATGGTTCATATATTTCTATTGGTAAAGACGATggattgattgaaatttggGATATCGAATCAAACACTAAATTACGAACATTAAATTGTGATAATCATTTAACTAGAATTGCCCTGCAGAGTTGGAATCAACATGTTTTAACTAGTGGGTCAAGAATGGGtcatatttatttttctgATGTTAGAGTGGCTAATCATTTAGTGaataaaaatcaagaaGCTCATTCAGCAGAAGTTTGTGGTATTGAATATCGTCCTGTTGGAAATGGTACTAGTTCTACTACTAGTATTAATGATTCATTACAATTTGCTACTGGGggtaatgataatttagtATGTATTTGGGATGCTAGAAATGTTACTACACCagtattttcaaaatctaaTCATAAAGCTGCTGTTAAGGCATTATCTTGGTGTCCTTAtcaatcatcattattggcCACTGGTGGTGGATCTACTGataaaacaatcaatttctgGAATACCACCACAGGTGCTAAAGTGAATACTATTGAAACTGGTTCACAAATATCTTCATTGAATTGGGGTTATGCTCATGGTACGGGATTAGAAATTGTGGCTACTCATGGATTCCCTAGTAATAgtatttcattatttaattatcCAACGTTACAAAAAACTGGTGAGATAATTAATGCTCATGATACAAGAATATTAAATGGATGTTTATCCCCGGACAATTTAACTTTAGCCACGGTTGCTGGtgatgaaaatttgaaattttggtcattatttgatctttataaaaataacaaacGCGATTATAGTCATTTACGTCATGGCCAAGATCGtgataatcaatataatgattatgatgataGTGATGTTAATGGATTAAATAATGACGATAAAGACGGTGGTCATGATAGTAAAAGgattaaaaaaatgatgaacCTTAGATAA
- the ARC18 gene encoding Arc18p (Putative ARP2/3 complex subunit; mutation confers hypersensitivity to cytochalasin D), protein MPAYHSTFLAEEQNQSINSGIRTIGNLSLLPFHTNFRGPIYSENNSDYDIIEEVLDLFRANSFFKNFEIKGNSDRLLIYGILFINQCLTKLTKFTNSKEATKILINLSVDNFHLPGDIGFPLNSLYVSPANKSEYELLKNYLTQFRQELSDRLIKRIYHDDPNIPSKHWLAFTKRKFMNKSL, encoded by the coding sequence ATGCCAGCTTATCATTCGACATTTTTAGCAGAAgaacaaaatcaaagtaTCAATTCTGGAATTCGAACCATTggtaatttatcattattaccaTTTCATACTAATTTCCGAGGTCCAATTTATTCTGAAAATAATTCTGATTATGatataattgaagaagTATTAGATTTATTTAGAGctaattcatttttcaaaaattttgaaattaaaggAAATTCTGATcgattattaatttatgggattttatttataaatcaatGTTTAACCAAATTAACCAAATTTACTAATTCAAAAGAAGCCACgaaaatattaattaatttaagtgttgataatttccATTTACCTGGAGATATTGGATTCCcattaaattcattataTGTATCACCAGCAAATAAATCAGAATatgaattattgaaaaattatttgactCAATTTAGACAAGAATTGAGTGATCGattaattaaaagaatttatcATGATGATCCTAATATTCCAAGTAAACATTGGTTAGCttttacaaaaagaaaattcatGAATAAAAGTTTATAA
- the RCN1 gene encoding Rcn1p (Protein involved in calcineurin-dependent signaling that controls stress response and virulence; inhibits calcineurin function) encodes MPRKPTNTLIITNIDDSLLSNPEPIISLLGDQPYMIELIVLMKFKRILLYCQTSKIATKTKTFLLNQWETTTIGGGGGGGGGGGSGGGNSISISYSLKDNSRILDPEEEDEEDGKDGGGKGGRFLDIPKDLEIKRFLISPPASPHSEWDDWDKVEEGPNETNIHDYLWEKLKTHENEEKEKDSGISEDDDGCESIKKVELPKIVLNATDN; translated from the coding sequence ATGCCAAGGAAACCAACAAACACATTAATCATTAccaatattgatgattcattattatctaACCCTGAaccaataatttcattattaggTGATCAACCATATAtgattgaattaattgttttaatgaaatttaaacgaattttattatattgtCAAACCTCGAAAATCGCCacgaaaacaaaaacatttttattgaatcaatgggaaacaacaactataGGAGGTGGCggcggtggtggtggtggcggtggaagtggtggtggcaaTTCTATATCAATTAGTTATAGTCTAAAAGATAATAGCAGAATATTAGACCCCGAAGAGGAGGATGAGGAGGATGGAAAAGATGGAGGTGGAAAAGGTGGGAGATTTCTTGATATACCGAAAGATCTTGAAATTAAACGATTTTTAATATCACCACCAGCATCACCACATAGTGAATGGGATGATTGGGATAAAGTTGAAGAAGGACcaaatgaaacaaatattCATGATTATTTATgggaaaaattgaaaactcaTGAAAATGAGGAAAAAGAGAAGGATAGTGGTATTagtgaagatgatgatggatGTGAAAGTATTAAAAAGGTGGAACTTCCGAAAATTGTTCTTAATGCAACTGATAATTAA
- a CDS encoding uncharacterized protein (Has domain(s) with predicted protein C-terminal S-isoprenylcysteine carboxyl O-methyltransferase activity, role in C-terminal protein methylation and integral component of membrane localization) translates to MSLTYNPRNNNLLEIFITCFIMGITLTISIITLLLGTSSLSNKYIWLVIYSLLLHGFFILEFINSSLYQYNSVTSKSFLIYGNKGNKQFWYLQLLTIWEYLLLRLGKLNVIVKYFPNIGNWSWSWWWWTILQIFGLLISLLGLFIRHLAMKTCGLSFNHYLITPDPSPSKNQYENKLITHGIYKYVRHPSYLGFWLYCIGIQLMLLNIGNLTLTIYILNWFFKIRIEYEENQLINKYGDKYINYQQTTKRKILIPLI, encoded by the coding sequence ATGTCACTAACTTATAATCCTaggaataataatttattagaaatATTCATTACTTGTTTTATAATGGGTATTACACTTACAATATCCATCATCACACTACTACTAGGTACATCTTCCTTGTCTAATAAATACATTTGGCTAGTCATTTATTCCCTTTTATTGCATGGATTTTTCATATTGgaatttataaattcttcattataTCAGTATAATTCCGTTacatcaaaatcatttttaatatatGGTAATAAAGgtaataaacaattttggtatttacaattattaaCCATTTGGGAATATCTTTTATTAAGATTGGGGAAATTAAATGTGATTGTCAAATATTTCCCCAACATAGGTAATTGGAGTTGgagttggtggtggtggacAATTTTACAAATATTTGGATTACTTATCAGTTTATTGGGATTATTTATTCGTCATTTAGCTATGAAAACTTGTGGATTATCATttaatcattatttaattacCCCTGATCCAAGTCCTAGcaaaaatcaatatgaGAATAAATTAATCACTCATggaatttataaatatgtTAGACATCCTAGTTATTTAGGATTTTGGTTATATTGTATTGGTATACAATTAATGTTATTAAATATTGGCAATTTAACCTTGACGATCTATATTTTAAATtggtttttcaaaattcgtattgaatatgaagaaaatcaattaattaacaaatatggtgataaatatattaattatcaacaaactACAAAACgaaaaatattaattcCACTTATATAG
- the CIC1 gene encoding Cic1p (Putative proteasome-interacting protein; rat catheter biofilm induced), with translation MAKTRSKSAATAAATSPKASPTAAKVTKNKVTKPSTASPSKTTKTKAVKKTTTKKATPKKEEEEKKEVHVETVTKDSSLIPEEITEKAISELKKYISRQSQQQQETENDESKKSKLFDEDEDDEDNKQNESFYLTIDSKKFWSSKPQFKPKSFKLTKPLYDNNQTTTTTSNSNNDINVDNNICLIIRDKLVKSIDELNELENNQSLSQITQIIPLNSIKTEYKSFEKKRELYHQFKIFLVDEAILNIMPNTLGKVFYSKGSSNDKIPIPIKVTSTTTGSQTNGKQLSIVTLTNQLNKVLNNTYYLPPIGNNITIKIGKLKFDNNDLIANINDVVKNLDLDTIKSIHVKTSTSPAIPLFYTKSLSQ, from the coding sequence ATGGCTAAAACAAGATCTAAATCTGCTGCTACTGCTGCTGCAACTTCTCCTAAGGCTTCTCCAACTGCAGCTAAAGtaactaaaaataaagttaCCAAACCATCAACAGCATCACCATCAAAAACCACCAAGACTAAAGCagtaaaaaaaactacCACCAAAAAGGCCACACCTAAGAAAGAAGAggaggaaaaaaaagaagtacATGTGGAAACTGTTACAAAGGATTCAAGTTTGATTCCTGAAGAAATCACCGAAAAGGCAATTagtgaattgaaaaaatatatatctaGACAAtcccaacaacaacaagaaacagaaaatgatgaatcTAAAAAATCGAAATtgtttgatgaagatgaggatgatgaagacaataaacaaaatgaaTCCTTCTACTTGACCATAGATTCTAAAAAATTCTGGTCTTCTAAACCTCAATTCAAACcaaaatcattcaaattGACCAAACCATTATATGATAATAACCAGACCACCACAACTACTAGCAACAGtaataatgatataaaTGTTGATAACAATATATGTTTAATTATTCGTGATAAATTagttaaatcaattgatgaattaaatgaattagaaaataatcaatcatTATCACAAATTACTCAAATAATTccattgaattcaattaaaactgaatataaatcatttgaaaaaaaacgaGAATTATATCAccaatttaaaatttttttagtcGATGAAGCtatattaaatattatGCCAAATACTTTAGGTAAAgtattttattcaaaaggTTCATCCAATGATAAAATCCCTATCCCCATTAAAGTTACATCTACTACTACAGGGTCACAAACCAATGGTaaacaattatcaatagTTACTTTAactaatcaattaaataaagtaTTGAATAATACTTATTATTTACCACcaattggtaataatattactattaaaattgggaaattgaaatttgataataatgatttaattgctaatattaatgatgttgtgaaaaatttagatttagatactattaaatcaattcatgTGAAAACTTCAACTTCTCCAGCAATCCCATTGTTTTATACAAAATCCCTTTCACAATAA